In a genomic window of Rhopalosiphum maidis isolate BTI-1 chromosome 4, ASM367621v3, whole genome shotgun sequence:
- the LOC113549739 gene encoding uncharacterized protein LOC113549739, translating to MIQSLADNVHMPIAVFVSNGLIKGIDLVKIVVKSILLLENARIQVMRMTSDGATTNRNMWSWLGISAKSHNFKNSFENPFDNQCSVYVFSDALHLMKTIRNRLYTKKALKIHPTKSFIKWKVYEDLYTHDSKNITRVYPKID from the exons ATGATTCAAAGTTTAGCAGATAATGTCCATATGCCAATAGCAGTGTTTGTTTCAAATGGTTTAATAAAAg gtATAGATTTGGttaaaatagttgtaaaatCAATCTTATTACTTGAGAATGCTAGAATTCAAGTAATGAGGATGACAAGTGATGGAGCAACTACAAATAGGAATATGTGGAGCTGGTTGGGCATAAGTGCAAAAAgccacaattttaaaaatagttttgaaaatccTTTTGATAACCAATGCAGTGTCTATGTATTTTCAGATGCCCTTCATTTGATGAAGACCATCAGAAATAggttgtatacaaaaaaagcaTTAAAG atTCACCCAACAAAgtcatttataaaatggaaAGTTTATGAAGATCTTTATACACATGattccaaaaatataactagAGTATATCCAAAGATTGACTAA
- the LOC113549020 gene encoding LOW QUALITY PROTEIN: cathepsin B-like cysteine proteinase 4 (The sequence of the model RefSeq protein was modified relative to this genomic sequence to represent the inferred CDS: deleted 2 bases in 1 codon), which yields MFIGYKQVIVGFILYFNIISCTPLFKLSHIIQLVNSIPNHSWKAGINFHPSFLTNVSLSHLMGVLPWNELSEKDTLHTYDLSIDSQPLPDSYDVTQTWSECKSVASIRDQSNCIFGSCWALSTASAFSDRLCITSNMNINTVLSGEYINSCCDGKCGNGCNGGHPEKAWKYIKKNGLCTGGEYNSNEGCQPYSIFPCPRNSNSCSKENEETPQCFKNQCTNSNYDIPLSSDLYYATKVYSVKPKPEIIMNDIYKNGPVVAAMKVYEDFIYYKGGIYQYTTGGFKGDHAVKIMGWGEDDGIDYWLCANTWGTSWGMGGMFKIRRGRNECGIENRITGGLPKV from the exons ATGTTTATTGGTTACAAGCAGGTTATTgtaggttttattttatattttaatattattagctgtACACCTTTATTTAAACTCAGTCATATCATACAACTAGTGAATAGCATTCCAAATCACTCATGGAAG gccGGAATAAATTTCCATCCAAGTTTTTTGACTAACGTTTCACTTTCACATCTCATGGGAGTTCTACCATGGAATGAACTAAGTGAAAAAGACACTCTTCATACATACGATTTATCCATTGATTCTCAACCTCTGCCGGATAGTTATGATGTCACACAAACATGGTCTGAATGTAAATCGGTTGCTTCAATCAGAGACCAATCAAATTGC ATCTTCGGATCTTGTTGG gCCCTATCAACCGCTTCTGCATTTAGTGACCGTCTATGTATCACCTCGAACATGAATATCAATACAGTCTTATCTGGCGAGTATATAAATTCGTGTTGCGATGGTAAATGTGGTAACGGATGTAACGGCGGGCATCCAGAAAAAGCATGGAAGTACATAAAGAAAAACGGGTTATGCACAGGAGGTGAATACAATTCTAATGAG GGATGTCAGCCTTATAGCATATTTCCTTGTCCAAGAAATTCGAACTCCTGCTCAAAGGAAAATGAAGAAACTCcccaatgttttaaaaatcagtGTACTAATTCTAACTATGATATTCCATTATCATCAGATCTGTACtatg ctaCTAAAGTGTATTCTGTTAAACCAAAACcggaaataattatgaatgatatatataaaaatggacCTGTTGTTGCTGCAATGAAAGTCTATGaagattttatatactataaaggaG gGATATATCAGTATACGACTGGTGGATTCAAAGGCGATCACGCTGTTAAAATAATGGGATGGGGTGAAGACGACGGAATAGATTACTGGTTATGCGCTAATACATGGGGTACTTCTTGGGGAATGGGAGGCATGTTTAAAATCCGAAGAGGCAGAAATGAATGCGGAATTGAAAACCGTATAACTGGTGGATTACCGAAagtgtaa